The Deinococcus misasensis DSM 22328 genome has a window encoding:
- a CDS encoding CIA30 family protein — MAFSVPRKHFLLAGTLLLGVAFAQQNPLLLAGFENQSPGFATWQDGTGQINLSTPQENVGQTTENRILQATVNVKQWGGFTHDFALGESKGSVDLSPYSGIRFWFKGMGNGKTIQFELLDNRGRDQSADTAERFFYRFVDNSTEWKQIEVPFAELQRRSDFQPAGAPSDGLTLKEVWGYALNLPQGEATYKFDLFEAYLANAVTSQAEPAQLSFQTPEVKVNEGQTAVFEVLLNAPQADPISVEYETTDGNATAKDFVYTTGTLTFQPGEVRKTIEVPTYSNNKYTGNRSVNLELYPPQNATLTSTVSKLIIQDDESASLALGDDFETSAGNLNFGQNLTASTIDVKQGANFSRPEQDTVEGIWQLKLSGGKDQSATRNLRPVQDWNGAQKITFWYYGEGSGKDVQVKLLDAPTLQPSDQWKVTWSEEFNNPAGWQPSEDTWNFAVIGTGNGNSELQYYIDKPETVSTDGQGNLRIRADKALPGLKCWYGECKYTSARISTQNKYEVTYGRIEARMKIPAGQGFWPAFWMLGSNIGTAGWPGGGEIDIMEAIGKEPNSIHGSLHGPGYYFREGTQFTKAVTINEPVANAYHTYAIEKRPGEIVFFFDGKEYQKVTSKDIPAGTTWVMDQPFFIILNLAVGGAWPGSPNEDTPFPSDLLVDYVRVYQPTQSQHQLTATFKEDFSGWKKIELPVSLFSGDAGFMWNGLQRFQIQFADGESGVRYVDGLRVER; from the coding sequence ATGGCTTTTTCCGTTCCAAGAAAGCACTTCCTACTCGCTGGAACCCTGTTGCTCGGGGTTGCCTTTGCCCAGCAAAACCCCTTGTTGCTGGCAGGATTTGAGAACCAGAGTCCCGGTTTTGCCACATGGCAGGATGGCACCGGCCAGATCAACCTGAGCACCCCTCAGGAAAATGTGGGACAAACCACAGAAAACCGCATCCTGCAAGCCACCGTGAATGTGAAGCAATGGGGCGGTTTCACCCATGATTTTGCCCTTGGGGAAAGCAAAGGCAGCGTGGACCTGAGCCCTTACTCGGGCATCCGTTTCTGGTTCAAAGGGATGGGGAACGGCAAAACCATCCAGTTTGAACTCCTCGACAACCGGGGTCGCGACCAGAGCGCAGACACCGCAGAGCGCTTCTTTTACCGTTTTGTAGACAACAGCACCGAATGGAAGCAAATCGAGGTTCCTTTTGCAGAATTGCAACGTCGCAGCGATTTTCAGCCTGCAGGAGCCCCTTCGGACGGCTTGACCCTGAAAGAAGTGTGGGGATATGCCCTGAACCTGCCTCAGGGGGAGGCCACCTACAAGTTTGATCTTTTTGAGGCATATCTTGCAAACGCTGTCACCAGCCAAGCCGAACCTGCCCAGCTTTCCTTTCAGACCCCAGAGGTCAAAGTCAACGAAGGGCAAACCGCTGTCTTCGAGGTCTTGCTGAATGCCCCTCAGGCAGACCCCATCTCCGTGGAATACGAAACCACCGATGGAAACGCCACCGCCAAGGACTTCGTGTACACCACCGGAACCCTGACCTTTCAACCCGGCGAAGTGCGCAAAACCATCGAGGTGCCCACCTACAGCAACAACAAGTACACCGGAAACCGCTCGGTGAATCTGGAATTGTACCCCCCTCAAAACGCCACCCTGACCAGCACAGTCAGCAAACTGATCATTCAGGATGATGAATCTGCAAGCCTTGCTCTGGGAGACGACTTCGAAACCAGTGCCGGGAACCTCAACTTCGGACAGAACCTGACCGCATCCACCATTGATGTGAAACAGGGAGCCAACTTCAGCAGGCCCGAGCAGGACACTGTGGAAGGCATCTGGCAACTGAAACTCTCTGGAGGCAAAGACCAGAGTGCCACCCGCAACCTGCGCCCGGTTCAGGACTGGAATGGGGCACAGAAAATCACCTTCTGGTATTACGGAGAAGGCTCTGGAAAAGACGTGCAGGTGAAGTTGCTGGACGCTCCGACTTTGCAGCCCTCAGACCAGTGGAAAGTGACTTGGTCTGAAGAATTCAACAACCCTGCAGGCTGGCAGCCCTCCGAAGACACCTGGAACTTCGCCGTGATCGGGACCGGAAACGGCAACAGCGAATTGCAGTATTACATCGACAAACCCGAGACCGTCAGCACCGACGGTCAGGGCAACCTGCGCATCCGTGCCGACAAGGCCCTTCCCGGCCTCAAATGCTGGTATGGCGAGTGCAAATACACCTCTGCCCGCATCTCCACGCAAAACAAATACGAAGTGACTTACGGCCGCATCGAAGCCCGCATGAAAATTCCGGCTGGACAGGGCTTCTGGCCTGCTTTCTGGATGCTCGGGAGCAACATCGGCACGGCAGGATGGCCCGGAGGCGGGGAAATCGACATCATGGAGGCCATCGGCAAAGAACCCAACAGCATTCACGGTTCTTTGCACGGTCCCGGTTACTACTTCCGTGAAGGCACCCAGTTCACCAAAGCCGTGACCATCAATGAACCGGTCGCCAACGCATACCACACCTACGCCATTGAAAAACGACCCGGCGAAATCGTGTTTTTCTTTGACGGCAAGGAATACCAGAAAGTCACCTCAAAAGACATCCCGGCAGGCACCACCTGGGTGATGGATCAGCCATTCTTCATCATCCTGAACCTTGCCGTGGGCGGTGCATGGCCCGGCAGTCCGAATGAGGACACCCCCTTCCCCTCCGACCTGCTGGTGGATTACGTGCGGGTGTACCAACCCACCCAATCCCAACACCAGTTGACCGCCACCTTCAAAGAAGACTTCTCGGGCTGGAAGAAAATTGAGTTGCCGGTCAGTCTGTTCTCTGGAGATGCTGGCTTCATGTGGAACGGCCTGCAACGCTTCCAGATCCAGTTTGCGGATGGCGAAAGTGGGGTCCGGTATGTGGATGGGTTGAGGGTGGAGAGGTAA